One genomic segment of Burkholderia pyrrocinia includes these proteins:
- a CDS encoding cell division protein ZipA C-terminal FtsZ-binding domain-containing protein, whose protein sequence is MDELTLGLIGAGAVVVGGVVVYNAWQGAKVRRRMPRPMPEEAAEAMNRPERDEELPFIEPVRQPVRREPAAPAVAAATPAEVARVEPTFGGVAPADMAADLQAEATGVDMPSESTDPATGEEAVPAAVHEAAAEPSEPVLPAATTISSAPPAIVDRRIDCIVPIRLAGPLPGDKILPAAQRLRRAGSKPVHIEGKPEGGQWELLQNGVRYDELRAAAQLANRSGALNELEFSEFVTGVQQFADTIDGAPEFPDMMETVAMARELDAFAAQCDAQLSINVMSDGAPWSANYVQAVASQDGLLLSRDGTRFVKLDAKQNPVFMLQFGDTNFLRDDLTYKGGNMITLVLDVPVAEEDILPFRLMCDYAKSLSERIGARVVDDSRRTLPESTLLAIEQQLMKLYAKLEEAGIPAGSPVTRRLFSQ, encoded by the coding sequence ATGGACGAGTTGACACTCGGTTTGATCGGCGCGGGCGCCGTCGTGGTGGGCGGCGTCGTGGTCTACAACGCATGGCAGGGCGCCAAGGTGCGGCGCAGGATGCCGCGCCCGATGCCGGAGGAAGCGGCCGAGGCGATGAATCGCCCCGAGCGCGACGAAGAGTTGCCGTTCATCGAGCCGGTGCGTCAGCCGGTGCGGCGCGAGCCCGCGGCTCCGGCCGTGGCGGCCGCCACGCCGGCCGAAGTCGCGCGCGTCGAGCCGACGTTCGGCGGTGTGGCACCGGCCGATATGGCGGCCGATCTGCAGGCCGAGGCGACCGGCGTCGACATGCCGTCCGAGTCGACCGACCCGGCCACCGGTGAAGAAGCCGTACCTGCCGCCGTGCACGAAGCGGCCGCCGAGCCGTCCGAACCCGTGCTGCCGGCCGCGACGACAATCTCGTCGGCGCCGCCCGCGATCGTCGACCGCCGGATCGACTGCATCGTGCCGATCCGCCTCGCCGGGCCGCTGCCGGGCGACAAGATCCTGCCGGCCGCGCAGCGGCTGCGCCGCGCGGGCAGCAAGCCCGTGCACATCGAAGGCAAGCCGGAAGGTGGCCAGTGGGAACTGCTGCAGAACGGCGTGCGCTACGACGAACTGCGCGCGGCCGCACAGCTCGCGAACCGCAGCGGTGCGCTGAACGAGCTCGAGTTCTCCGAATTCGTGACGGGCGTCCAGCAGTTCGCCGACACGATCGACGGCGCGCCGGAATTCCCGGACATGATGGAAACGGTGGCGATGGCGCGCGAGCTCGACGCCTTTGCCGCGCAGTGCGATGCGCAACTGTCGATCAACGTGATGTCGGACGGCGCGCCGTGGTCGGCGAACTACGTGCAGGCTGTTGCGTCGCAGGACGGGCTGCTGCTGTCGCGCGACGGCACGCGTTTCGTGAAGCTCGACGCGAAGCAGAACCCCGTGTTCATGCTGCAGTTCGGCGACACGAACTTCCTGCGCGACGACCTCACGTACAAGGGCGGCAACATGATCACGCTGGTGCTCGACGTGCCGGTTGCCGAAGAGGACATCCTGCCGTTCCGGCTGATGTGCGATTACGCGAAATCGCTGTCCGAACGGATCGGCGCACGGGTCGTCGACGATTCGCGCCGGACGTTGCCGGAGTCGACGCTGCTGGCGATCGAACAGCAGTTGATGAAGCTGTACGCGAAGCTCGAGGAAGCCGGCATCCCGGCCGGTTCGCCGGTCACGCGGCGCCTCTTCAGCCAGTAA